The Oleidesulfovibrio alaskensis DSM 16109 DNA window TATTCACAGACACGGAGATGGCCCGCTCCGGCATACCCCTGCGCCGCATGACACCGCTGGGCTGCACGGTAACGTGTCTGCTGAACCGCCCCGATGTGGTACACGCGGCGCAGCGCGACAACACAACCCGCGCCCATGCCGCCATGAACGCCGCCAGCAGCGAACTGGCAGGAGCCATAGTGGCCATAGGCAACGCACCCACGGCGCTCATCCGGCTGGCCGGACACCTGGAACAGGGCTGCCCTGCGCCCGCACTGGTCATCGCCATGCCCGTGGGCTTTGTAAACGCGGCGGAATCCAAGGCGCTGTTCATACAGCAAAACCGTGTACCATGGATTACCATAGAGGGCAGAAAAGGCGGGTCTGCACTGGCGGCAGCCACCGTGAACGCACTGGCCGTGATGGCGCTGGAATCTTCACCCGCCGCCCCGTGATACCGCACTGCGTGCGCCTTGCGCATCTATGCCGCGGTTGCTATGATAGCAGATTATGTGCGCCGCACGAACATTGTCTGTTCACACTGCCGCAGTGCACCCACGCGCCCCGAGGCGCTTTTCATACGCCCCTGTACACTGCATGCACTGTGTCGGCGGCACCAGAGAAGGAAGTTATATGACGGATGAAACCAACCGGAATTCCGGTTTTGGAGACGAGCTGCAGAACGACCCCGCAGCACGCATGGCCAGCGAACTGACCGGCGTGGACGAGCCGGAGAACGCGCTGCCCGCTCTGACTTTTGAAGAAGTACCCGACACCATCAGGCAGGCCGCCGCACGCGCCGGCTGGCAGAGCCTGATGCCCGTGCAGCTGCACACCATGCCCTATTTTCTCCAGCGCCGCGATCTTATGGTTCAGTCGCGCACGGGCAGCGGCAAAACCGGTGCCTACCTGCTGCCGTTGATTGACCGCATCGACCCGCACAAAAACGAATGTCAGGCTCTGGTGCTGGTGCCCACCCGCGAACTGGCCCTGCAGGTCGTGCATGAAGCCGAAGTGCTGTATCAGGAGCTGGGCATAAACATTGCCGCCGTGTACGGCGGTGTGGGCTACGGCAAACAGACCGACGCCCTCAAGGCCGGAGCCCAGCTGGTGGTGGGCACTCCCGGTCGTGTGCTGGACCACCTTCTGCGCCGCACGCTCACGCTGGACGCGCTGCGTGTGCTCCTGTTCGACGAAGCGGACCGCATGCTTTCCATCGGTTTCTACCCCGATATGAAAGAAGTGCAGCGGTACCTGCCGCGCAGACGCATCAGCACCTATCTTTTTTCCGCCACATATCCGCCGCATGTTGTCCGGCTTGCCGGGGAATTTCTGCACGATCCTCAGATGCTCAGCCTCAGTCATTCTCAGGTGCACATCACGCAGACCCCGCACGTTTTTTACGAATGCAAGCCCATGGAAAAAGACCGTGTGCTTGTACGCATCATTGAAATAGAAAATCCCGCGTCGGCCATCATCTTCTGCAACACCAAGTCCAACGTGCACTATGTGACGGCCGTGCTGCAGGGCTTCGGATACAATGCCGACGAACTGTCTGCCGATCTTTCGCAAGCCAAACGGGAACAGGTGCTCAAAAAACTGCGCAACGGGCAGGTGCGTTTTCTGGTAGCCACCGATGTGGCGGCCCGCGGCATTGACATTCCCGATCTTTCACATGTGGTGCTGTACGAACCGCCGGAAGACCACGAATCGTACATCCACCGCGCAGGACGCACCGGACGTGCCGGAGCCAGCGGCGAAGTGATATCGCTGGTGGACATCATGCAGAAGCTGGAACTGGGCCGCATAGCCAAGCATTACCAGATAGACATGCAGATGCGCCCCACCCCCACGGATGAAGACGTGGCAAAAGTGGCCACCGAGCGCATGACCGCCATGCTGGAAGCCAAGCTGCGCTCGCGCTCGCCGCTGCAGCGCGAAAGAATGCAGCGTTTCATGCCCATGGTACGCCAGATGGCCGAAGACGAAGAACAGATGAAGCTTGTGGCCATGCTTATTGACGAGCTGTATCAGGATTCGCTGCATGCCGCTCCTCCCGCGCCTTCGGCGGAAGAACACAGGCAGCGCCCCGCAGCGCGGCCCGCGCCGCGCACCGCTCCGGCACCACGGCCCCAACAGGCGGCAGCCGGTAATGAACAGCAGGACAGCGATCCGCGGCCCAAAAGACGCAGAAGACGCAGGAAGCCCGCCAGCTCTGAATAAAACGACTACGCCATGACCCAAGAACTTCACAGGCCGGCACCCGTCGCCTATTCCAGTGACGAGGTGATCCGCAACTTTACCGCTGTGCTCGGTTCGTATTCCTTTATACAGGAAATGCGGACCCTGCGCGTGGGCAGACTGCAGTTCCGCCGCCGAAAAAAAGTGCTGCGCGAATTCACAGCGCTGTTTATCGCGCTGTGGAATCTTGCGCTGCACAAGTCCTTTCCCGACGATGCAGAGCTGATCTTTGACGAATTCATCAGCAGGCTTGCCAACCATTGCAGCCAGTCCAGCAAAAACACAAAGCTGCTCTGGCAGCAGATACAGGTGTACCAGACGCTGCTCGAAGCAAGAAAAGACAGTGACTTCACCGAGATTGCCGCTTTTATCACCGGTCAGCTGGAAACAGACAGCACCGAACAGCTGCGGACAAAACACCGCCTTGCGCTGCTGATCCGAGGCGCCTACAGCATCATCTTCGACAGGCTGATCTGACAGGCACCCGCATCTGAAAATGCACAGGCCGGAAGGGATACTACTTCCGGCCTGTTTTTTTCACCCGCAGTCACACATCCGCTGCGGCGCCCGCCATGTCATACTCCCAAAAGCCCCGCCGGTGACTGCCGGTTTTGCAGCCCCGGAATGCTGCATTACCGCAGAACGCGCGGTGCAACATCTCATCCGCTTCCGCGCACCGGCACACGGCAACAGCCAGCCGGAGCAACAACATAAAAAAAGCGTGCGGAACATGTGTTCCGCACGCTTGAAGCCGTATGCAGCCGGTGCCGTCTAAAAGCGGTATCCCAGCGTCATGCCCACAAGGTGAGCGTCTCCGTCTTTGAAGCGCACTCTGTTTTCACCGCCCATTGTGGTGGTCACACTGCCTGTGCGTTCCTTGATAAGCAGGTAGGTGTAGCTGAGGTCCAGCGTCCACGGCCCCTGATGTATGCCCACACCGCCGCTGAAAAGATGCCTGTCGTTGGCAGGCACCAGAAAATCAAGATAGTTTTCGTTGAGCGGCGAATTGTCATAAACATAGCCGGCACGCAGGTCCAGCATCTCGTTAAGGGCATATTCAACCCCCACGTTAAACCGCCAGACATCCTTCCACTCGGTGGTTTTGTCCGTCGTTGCCACACTGGGGTTGTTATAATCGATGACCAGCTTGTCATAGCTTGTCCAGCCGGTACGTACCGCACCCGCTTCAATGCTCAGCCTGTCGGTGGGCATCACACATACCCCCAGAAAAAGCATGTCGGGCAGGTTCACGCTGCCGCGCGCATCGGTATCGCCCCAGTTGCTGAAAAGGGGGCCGGAACCGCTGAAATAGCCCGTGCCCTTCAGGTTCTGCTTGATGCCGGAACGCCAGCTGGCGCCCAGCGCAAGCCATTCCACAGGCTGATAGTGAATGCCCAGATTAATGCCGTAGCCTATGCTTTCGCCGTTCACACGGCCGTCCAGCCTGCCGCCGGCACCGGCTTCCACTATGTTTTTCTGCTCATAGTCAAACCACATGGCCTCAATGCCAAAGGCGACCGAAAGCTTGTCGGTAAGTTTAAGCCCCATGACGGGGTTCACCGACAGGGACTGTATGCCCACATAATACAGCTGGTCTTTACCGAACCAGTCTTTGGAATATTCATTACCCAGACCGAAACGGGAAAACACGCCGACACCGTAGTACAGCGCATCGTTGACCTGCCGCGTGGCGTAGGCATGAGGAATGGCCCAGTAATTCTTTTTGGCGGAGACAGTTTCCTGCCCTTTCACTTCCACGGTGGCGCTGGGGTCTACCAGCGTCATGCCCGCAGCCATCTGAGTACCCTTAAGCTGCGTAATCAGCGCAGGGTTGAACGCAATGGAAGAAGGACTGGCCTTGCGCGCAACCATGGCGCCGCCCAGAGCATTGCCGCGGGCGCTGAATTCGTACATGGCAAATCCTGCGGCCCGGGCCGTGTGCGGAAGGCTGAGAAACATGCCCGAAAGAGCGAGACAACAGACTATGAAGAACCGTCGCACTGATAACCTCGATTGATGATGAATAACGTTGTGTAGCCGCAACCTCCGTCCGTGTTCCCCGTTCTTCGAATCAGTGCGTATGCTTCATTACAGTATTCAGTCGGAATCGGGAGCTTTTAGACTCTTTTGCCGGTAAACACAAGAACACGCCCGACCGGCCATGCGCAGCAGGCATAAGAAACAAAATCGCCTCTTCCGTTGTCACGCCATGTGCAGCGCGACACGTCCCTTGCGGGTGCCGCCCGCACAAAACGCCCCGACGGACCTGTCACGGCTGCATTTACCGTCTGCCCCGAAGCGGCATAAGAAAACCCCGCACAGGCGGGGCAGAGATCACGGGCCGTAACCGGAAAAAACACCTGCCGTCAGCCGGCACCGCCTGTCATGGCCGCCAGCTCTCCCCGTGCCTCGCGGCTCAGCAGCGGGGCCACAGTCTGCAGCGCAGCCGTGAAATGACTGAAGCCGCAGTCTTCCACCGTCTGTTTAAGCTCTTTCAGACGCTCGCCGGAAAACTTTGCCTCCATCTTCATGTGGTTGCCCCACACATGCCCCCAGCCTGCCTCGCTCAGCGGCGCCTTGCGGCCGGTGTCCTGCCGGTGCACCACACATACACGCCCGTCATACAGCACCCTGCCGCCGGCGTTCCATACCTGAATATCATGCTCGATATCATCCACCTGCGACGGCGAAAAACGAACATCGAATTGCGGAACCCCCAGCCTGTCGCACAACCGCCTGTTGAACAGATGACAGCAGCCCATGACCGAAAGGCACGGACTGCGGTAGTCATACTGCCCCATATCCCAGAACAGCGGAGCGTTGTTTGTGAAGCGTATGAGCTTGTTACCCGCCTTGTAAAAGTTGCGCAGCACATACTGCACTGACGCGATGCTGCCGGGGTTGACCACCTTGGGCCCCACCACCGCAGCCTGCGGGTATTCATCAAGCGACTGCATGTACATGCGCAGCCAGCCTTCGGGCAGCAGCACATCGTCGTCCAGATACGCCACATAGTCCGCCTGCCGCATGGCAGGCAGCTGCCACAGCCAGTTGCGGGCCGCCGGGGCGCCCACATTCACCGGCAGATGGATAAAATCCACAGGCCTGCCGCAGGCGGCTTCCCGCGCGGCATCTTCCAGCTGACGCGGCGAAAACGCATCAGAACCGTTATTCAGCAGCGTGATGGATGCATTGCCTATATCGCTGTGCACAAGGCTGCGCAGCGTATCCAGAGTCACGTCAAATTTGTTCCATGTGTACAGAGCCACACTGACACTTCTGCCGCGGGCCACACTTTCAAAACCGGCAGGCGGTGCACCGCGCAATGTCTCCACCAGCCTGTACACCAGAAAAAACAAGGCAGGTTCGGCCTGCAGGGCATCACGCAGCAGAGCTATCCCCTGTTCTCTGTGCCCTTCACGCAGTGCCAGTTCCGCGCTCACATGCAGCGACACAGGGCCGGGTACGGCAAGTGACAACAGCTCGCGGCACAGCTCCGGACGGTTCATGCTCAGCGCGCCCCACGCAAAAAACGGCGCCGCTATGCCGCCTTCCGGAGTCTGCACAAATGCCCGTGCCGCCTGTTCAAAAAAAGCACCGTTGCCTATTTCCCACAGAATACCCGCGCAGGTGAACCGGTAAGCCGGAGAATCACCGTACAGCGCGCCGTGCAGCAGCTTTTCGTCATCTTTTTCCAGCGCGGTGGTCCGTTGCAGCACATCGCCCATATACACGGCAGGGCCGGAATCGAGCACATCGCGCACAGCACACAGCCAGCGCATGTACACTTCGGAAGCCCGCTGTCCCGCGCACAGCGAAGCCACCACCCCCCGCAATGCCGAATCAAAGGGATTCAGCAACAGGGCCTGACGCAGCAGCCCTCTGGCAAGTGCCATGCGCTGCATACCCTCCTGCGGCGGCTGAGCCTGCAGGTCACGCAGCAAATGGTCGGCCATCTGCATGGCCAGTGCGGGATCGGTATAACCGTTGGTCAGATGCTGCCTGCGGAAAAGAGAGGTCATCAAATCGCGTTCCGGCGCGTTGCGCATAATCGTTGTCCTGTCTGTAGGTCTGGCGGGGCGTCACTTTCTGCCGGTATCCGTACGGCAGGATAAAAAAAGCAAAAAATGTTCCGCAACAGGCGCAGCGCGGCATGCACACACAGCACTCCACAAAAAAATCACTGCCCGTCCGCGGTGCATCAGTACAGTTCTTTCACGCCTTCATCACGGGCCAGAGTCTGCCCTTCCTGCGACAGTTTTTCACGCCGCCGCTCTTCGCGCCGCACCTCGCGCCGCATGAGGGCTTCGCGGTTACGGCGGTGCTGCTCGGGCGTTTCCAGTATCAGGCCCGGCACTGCAGTCGGTCTGCGGTTTTCATCCATGGCCACAAATGTCAGGTATGCCGAAGCAGCATGCCGCACCTCGCCCGTGAGCAGGTTTTCAGCCTCCACACGTACCCCCACTTCCATGGACGTATTACTGACCATGTTCACGCTGGCCTTCAGCACCATAAGCTCTCCCACATGTACGGCAGCCTTGAATTCCATCCTGTCGATGGACGCGGTGACCACCGTGCGGCCTCTGGCGTGGCGCATGGCCGCCACGGCACCGGCAAGATCGATATGCTTCAGAATGGTGCCGCCGTGGATGTTGCCGGCGGGGTTGGCATCCTGCGGCAAGCCTCTGTGCGTCATAATGGTATCGCTGTCGCTCACCTTACGATCATTCATAATATACCTCCGGTATCCTGCCGGCAGCGCGGCCTGCATACGGTGCACGCGCCCGCAGACAACAGGGTATGCACCGCCGCAGCCGCGTCCCGTACACAGCATACAAA harbors:
- a CDS encoding precorrin-8X methylmutase, whose translation is MDTPVLQQCFAPQAIEARSFAIIDSEVPEPRPFCGAHWHIARRLVHTTADFDLLNHIRFHPQAVEAGIRALQNGCTIFTDTEMARSGIPLRRMTPLGCTVTCLLNRPDVVHAAQRDNTTRAHAAMNAASSELAGAIVAIGNAPTALIRLAGHLEQGCPAPALVIAMPVGFVNAAESKALFIQQNRVPWITIEGRKGGSALAAATVNALAVMALESSPAAP
- a CDS encoding DEAD/DEAH box helicase encodes the protein MTDETNRNSGFGDELQNDPAARMASELTGVDEPENALPALTFEEVPDTIRQAAARAGWQSLMPVQLHTMPYFLQRRDLMVQSRTGSGKTGAYLLPLIDRIDPHKNECQALVLVPTRELALQVVHEAEVLYQELGINIAAVYGGVGYGKQTDALKAGAQLVVGTPGRVLDHLLRRTLTLDALRVLLFDEADRMLSIGFYPDMKEVQRYLPRRRISTYLFSATYPPHVVRLAGEFLHDPQMLSLSHSQVHITQTPHVFYECKPMEKDRVLVRIIEIENPASAIIFCNTKSNVHYVTAVLQGFGYNADELSADLSQAKREQVLKKLRNGQVRFLVATDVAARGIDIPDLSHVVLYEPPEDHESYIHRAGRTGRAGASGEVISLVDIMQKLELGRIAKHYQIDMQMRPTPTDEDVAKVATERMTAMLEAKLRSRSPLQRERMQRFMPMVRQMAEDEEQMKLVAMLIDELYQDSLHAAPPAPSAEEHRQRPAARPAPRTAPAPRPQQAAAGNEQQDSDPRPKRRRRRRKPASSE
- a CDS encoding OmpP1/FadL family transporter — its product is MFLSLPHTARAAGFAMYEFSARGNALGGAMVARKASPSSIAFNPALITQLKGTQMAAGMTLVDPSATVEVKGQETVSAKKNYWAIPHAYATRQVNDALYYGVGVFSRFGLGNEYSKDWFGKDQLYYVGIQSLSVNPVMGLKLTDKLSVAFGIEAMWFDYEQKNIVEAGAGGRLDGRVNGESIGYGINLGIHYQPVEWLALGASWRSGIKQNLKGTGYFSGSGPLFSNWGDTDARGSVNLPDMLFLGVCVMPTDRLSIEAGAVRTGWTSYDKLVIDYNNPSVATTDKTTEWKDVWRFNVGVEYALNEMLDLRAGYVYDNSPLNENYLDFLVPANDRHLFSGGVGIHQGPWTLDLSYTYLLIKERTGSVTTTMGGENRVRFKDGDAHLVGMTLGYRF
- a CDS encoding glycosyltransferase, giving the protein MRNAPERDLMTSLFRRQHLTNGYTDPALAMQMADHLLRDLQAQPPQEGMQRMALARGLLRQALLLNPFDSALRGVVASLCAGQRASEVYMRWLCAVRDVLDSGPAVYMGDVLQRTTALEKDDEKLLHGALYGDSPAYRFTCAGILWEIGNGAFFEQAARAFVQTPEGGIAAPFFAWGALSMNRPELCRELLSLAVPGPVSLHVSAELALREGHREQGIALLRDALQAEPALFFLVYRLVETLRGAPPAGFESVARGRSVSVALYTWNKFDVTLDTLRSLVHSDIGNASITLLNNGSDAFSPRQLEDAAREAACGRPVDFIHLPVNVGAPAARNWLWQLPAMRQADYVAYLDDDVLLPEGWLRMYMQSLDEYPQAAVVGPKVVNPGSIASVQYVLRNFYKAGNKLIRFTNNAPLFWDMGQYDYRSPCLSVMGCCHLFNRRLCDRLGVPQFDVRFSPSQVDDIEHDIQVWNAGGRVLYDGRVCVVHRQDTGRKAPLSEAGWGHVWGNHMKMEAKFSGERLKELKQTVEDCGFSHFTAALQTVAPLLSREARGELAAMTGGAG
- a CDS encoding acyl-CoA thioesterase, yielding MNDRKVSDSDTIMTHRGLPQDANPAGNIHGGTILKHIDLAGAVAAMRHARGRTVVTASIDRMEFKAAVHVGELMVLKASVNMVSNTSMEVGVRVEAENLLTGEVRHAASAYLTFVAMDENRRPTAVPGLILETPEQHRRNREALMRREVRREERRREKLSQEGQTLARDEGVKELY